AAGAAGTTTATTGCTCCTATTGTCTTGTTTGTGCTGGCAGCAGGGCTTGGTATCTATCTGTTGCTTGATTTTCCTGCAGTGAGGTCGTCCTTTGATGCGGAAGCCTATCTAGAGGCTCGTAGCCGTATTGATTCCCTGCAGGTGGCGCTGTTTGAAGCCCAGGGTAACCCCGACTTGCAACTTTCTATCCGCAGTGAACTGGAATCCTCATGGGAAGCCCTCGGCGATATGCGCAAGGAACCCGCTCCTGCGCCTTCGAACAACCCGTTTGGCTTGTCCAACGAGGCCGTAATCTGGATAGCCTGCGGCGTTTGTGCCGTTATCCTCTGTATCATCTTGCTGGCCTTCCTCGCGCACCGCAAGAAAGTCCTGACCCTCAAGATGGAGGCCGTGAAGGCGGAACAGCGTTTCAAGGAGCCGAAGGAAGGGCTTGACGATGCGACTGTCGTTACGCGCCCGCGCCCCAAAAAGCGCTCCATTATCGACGAGGTTGAGAATGCGGCTGCCAGCCAGGAACAGGAACTGCCCAAGATGGCGTTCGAGAACGAGCATGGCGTGCCCGAGAACAAGATTTTGACGACTGACCTCGATGCCCCGCGCCCGCAGCTTAGGCCCACGGCAAAGGAACGCATCACTTCTGCGATGCAGTCGCTTTCCGATGTCCTGCGCTCCCCGCGCGGCGTTACCCGCGAACGCACCATGAAACTGCGTGCCCAGAGCCACAATTCTACCGGCGATCCGAGCCTGCAGGCGAAATCCCCGCTCAAGACAAGCCGTTTCGACCGTGAACTTACCGAGAAAACCAAGATTATGCAGATGTCCCGCCGCGGTTTCCCCGCGTCGGCAATCGCCTCGCAGTTGAAAATCCCGCAGGAACAGGTTGAGGCTGTCATCAAGGAATCCCTCGAATCGGGGGCTTGATGCGCTACCGGTTCCGCTGCGAATATCTGGGAAGCGCGTTTTACGGCTGGCAAGAACAGAACGAAGCCGGTAAGACCAAGTTCGTGACGGTGCAGTCCGCCCTCGAGGAGGCTTTCTCGGTAGCACTCCGAGCCCCAATCCGCATTGTGGGTTCGGGCCGTACCGATACCGGTGTCCATGCCCGCGGGCAGTGTGTCCACTTTGATTTCGATGGTGAACTGGACCCGTTCAAGACGGAACGTTCGATAAACGGACTTACCAAGCGGCTTATCCGCATCCGTGACCTGCAGGCGTGCGCGCCCGATTTCCATGCCCGTTACGATGCGGTCTCTCGCTATTACCAGTACACGATATTTACCCGCCCTGTGGCACTCATGCGTGATTTCGGCTGGGAATGCGGCTCCCTGTCGCTAGATCTCGGTGCGATGGAGCGCGAGGCGCAGGCGTTCCTTGGCGAACACGACTTTATCGATTTCTGTATTCCGCGTAACGACGGCAAGTCTACGCTCTGCACGCTGACCGAGTTTAGGCTCGAGCGCGTGAACGACTGGACATGCATGTTCCATATCCGCGGCAACCGCTTTTTGCACCGTCAGGTGCGCGCGATGGTCGGGACTCTCTTTGATGTGGGCCGCGGCCGCTATCCCGAAGGTACGGTCAAGACTATATTCGAGAAGAATTTCAAGGGCGAACGCACCTGGGCCCCTCCACAGGGACTTGTGCTGCAAGACGTGGAATACGCTGATTACTAATAAAAAACCGACCGGCGAGGTCGGTTTGCCTTTATCTTGTATGTAAATACGGCTAGGTGCTTGCGCGGCGGATGATGTCGACCATTTCCTTCACGGCCCGTTCGAGCCCCATGAGTGCGGCGCGTGCGACGATGCTGTGACCGATGTTCAGTTCCTCGATTCCCTCGATGGCGGCAATCGGTTCGACGTTCCTGTAGTTCAGCCCATGGCCGGCGAGAATACGCAGTCCGTACTTTTTGGCGAGGACGGTCATGTCCTGGATGGCCGAAATTTCACGGTTCACTTCCTGGATGCTTCCAAGGTCGCAGGCAGTGGCGTAGCGCATGGTGTTGAATTCGACAAAGTCCGCACCGACCTTCTTGGCCGCTTTCACCTGTTCGGTCTCGGGATCGATGAAGATGCACGTCGCGATGTCGTTGTTCTTGAGTGTCATGACAATCTTTGCAATCTCGTCAATTTTTGCGGCGACATTCAGGCCAGCCTCGGTGGTGATTTCCTGGCTATTCTCGGGGACGAGCGTTACCATGTCGGGCTGCACGTTGATGGCGAACTGGACCATCTCGGGGTTTGTCGAAATCTGCAGGTCAAGCTTGGTGGCGATGGTACCGCGGAGGAGCTTCAGGTCGCGGTCCTGGATATGGCGCTTGTCCTCACGCAGGTGGGCGACGATCCCGTGCGCCCCGGCGAGTTCTGCGATGATGGCTGCAGCAACCGGATCCGGTTCGCGAATCTTGCGTGCTTCGCGGATTGTGGCGATATGGTCTATGTTGACACCTAGTTTTACGGTCATGGAAGCTCCTTGTTGGTGTTCATAAAGGTAGATAAATTTATTAGCGTGGTGCCCTGCGCCGCAGTTTTTTCCTTCATAGTCCTTACCTTGGCGATACTTTCGAGCGTAAGCGGGAGTATCATCGCTCCCATGCCGCTTCTGGCGGCACCGCGCAGTTTCTGGTGTATGTAGTCGTCCAGGCTGCTGTTCGAAGGATTGTAGGGCGAAAGAATCTTGCAGTTCATGTTGAGCTCGGGGCAGAGTTCCAGCAGTTTTGATTTCTTGTTGAGCGAGAGGTCGGCAAACCACAGGCCGTTTTCCTTTGCCGCATTGAGAACGGCCTGCAGCAGGGGCTTGTGTTCGACGGCCTGTTCTGCAAATCGTGTGGCGATACCGCTTGTCGACGGAATG
The sequence above is drawn from the Fibrobacter sp. UWR2 genome and encodes:
- the truA gene encoding tRNA pseudouridine(38-40) synthase TruA yields the protein MRYRFRCEYLGSAFYGWQEQNEAGKTKFVTVQSALEEAFSVALRAPIRIVGSGRTDTGVHARGQCVHFDFDGELDPFKTERSINGLTKRLIRIRDLQACAPDFHARYDAVSRYYQYTIFTRPVALMRDFGWECGSLSLDLGAMEREAQAFLGEHDFIDFCIPRNDGKSTLCTLTEFRLERVNDWTCMFHIRGNRFLHRQVRAMVGTLFDVGRGRYPEGTVKTIFEKNFKGERTWAPPQGLVLQDVEYADY
- a CDS encoding pyridoxine 5'-phosphate synthase; its protein translation is MTVKLGVNIDHIATIREARKIREPDPVAAAIIAELAGAHGIVAHLREDKRHIQDRDLKLLRGTIATKLDLQISTNPEMVQFAINVQPDMVTLVPENSQEITTEAGLNVAAKIDEIAKIVMTLKNNDIATCIFIDPETEQVKAAKKVGADFVEFNTMRYATACDLGSIQEVNREISAIQDMTVLAKKYGLRILAGHGLNYRNVEPIAAIEGIEELNIGHSIVARAALMGLERAVKEMVDIIRRAST